Proteins encoded in a region of the Aptenodytes patagonicus chromosome Z, bAptPat1.pri.cur, whole genome shotgun sequence genome:
- the GCNT1 gene encoding beta-1,3-galactosyl-O-glycosyl-glycoprotein beta-1,6-N-acetylglucosaminyltransferase, with protein MLKRKLRFCHNSCFRLFLGLTLILVIISVLKVNQKQDFLNRRHLELTKEHPIANVNCTKIIEGDIEEIQRVKLETLSVSFKKRPRLTTNDYINMTADCASFTKTRKYIMEPLSNEEAEFPIAYSIVVYHKIEMLDRLLRSIYAPQNFYCIHVDKKSPESFFAAVKGIVSCFDNVFISSQLESVVYASWSRVQADINCMKDLYRRSSNWKYLINLCGMDFPIKTNQEIVEKLKALKGENSLETEKMPVYKEVRWKKHHEIIDGKIKNTGTDKQLPPLSTPIFSGSAYFVVSRRFVEYVLESSKILKFIEWAKDTYSPDEYLWATIQRIPEVPGAVSSSVKYDVSDMNALARFVKWQYFEGDMSKGAPYPPCSGVHVRSVCVFGVGDLNWMLRNHHFFANKFDTDVDPFAVKCLEEYLRHKALYLQKN; from the coding sequence ATGCTGAAGAGGAAGTTACGGTTTTGCCACAACTCATGCTTCAGGCTTTTCTTGGGTCTAACTCTTATTTTAGTaatcatttcagttttgaaagttAACCAGAAACAGGACTTCTTAAATCGGAGACATCTAGAGCTGACAAAAGAACATCCTATTGCCAATGTTAACTGCACCAAGATTATAGAGGGGGATATAGAAGAAATTCAAAGGGTAAAGCTTGAGACGTTGTCGGTGTCATTTAAGAAACGCCCCAGACTAACAACAAATGATTATATTAACATGACAGCGGACTGTGCCTCCTTCACCAAGACTAGGAAATACATTATGGAACCTCTCAGCAATGAAGAAGCAGAATTTCCAATTGCTTACTCAATAGTGGTTTATCACAAAATTGAGATGCTTGATAGACTTCTAAGATCAATCTATGCCCCTCAGAATTTTTACTGCATTCATGTTGACAAAAAGTCTCCAGaatctttttttgctgctgtgaaGGGAATAGTCTCATGTTTTGATAATGTCTTTATTTCCAGCCAGTTAGAGAGTGTTGTATATGCTTCAtggagcagggtgcaggcagacATTAACTGCATGAAAGATCTCTACAGAAGAAGTTCAAACTGGAAATACCTAATAAACCTCTGTGGCATGGACTTTCCTATAAAGACCAACCAGGAAATAGTAGAGAAATTAAAAGCCCTTAAAGGTGAAAACAgcctggaaacagaaaaaatgccTGTTTATAAAGAAGTAAGGTGGAAAAAACACCATGAGATTATTGATGGTAAAATAAAGAACACAGGCACAGACAAACAACTACCGCCTCTCAGTACTCCAATTTTTTCTGGTAGTGCCTATTTTGTAGTTAGCAGAAGATTTGTAGAATACGTATTGGAAAGCAGCAAAATACTTAAGTTCATTGAGTGGGCAAAAGACACTTACAGCCCAGATGAGTACCTGTGGGCAACAATTCAGAGAATCCCTGAAGTCCCGGGTGCAGTTTCCTCCAGTGTCAAGTATGATGTTTCTGACATGAATGCATTGGCCAGGTTTGTCAAGTGGCAGTACTTTGAAGGTGACATGTCCAAAGGTGCACCCTACCCACCATGCAGTGGAGTTCACGTTCGCTCTGTCTGTGTTTTTGGAGTAGGAGACCTAAACTGGATGCTACGAAACCACCACTTCTTTGCCAATAAGTTTGACACTGATGTTGACCCTTTTGCGGTGAAATGTTTGGAAGAGTATTTGCGACACAAAGCTTTGTATCTGCAAAAGAACTAA